From Spodoptera frugiperda isolate SF20-4 chromosome 27, AGI-APGP_CSIRO_Sfru_2.0, whole genome shotgun sequence:
ATTAATCTTCGTTgattcttttaataattttgttgctCTTTTGAGAAAACAACAAACTACCCATATTTTTAAGTGTTTCTGAACGAGAGTTAGGCTGCCATCTTGCCATAGAGAAAATGACAGCCAGATGTCATTGACGTCACGATTCCGTCAGCTGAGCGAATATATCGATTGTTTTgacaacaaacaaagaaaataaaataaagaaattgttaagCTTGAAAATGGGTAAAATATTTCTTGACCACATTGGTGGTACTCGTTTATTCTCTTGTGCATCATGCGATGTGAATCTGACGAATCGTTCGGAGTTGATCAGCACACGTTTCACTGGAGCTACAGGtagttattgtttgtttacgcAATAGTATTTTGCACTATCACTGTGTTTAATATTACCATGATTCATTAAGCAAGTTTTATGAATTATGTATAGGTCACCATAACATGAAATTAGGACATTGGAGAAACTTGCGAGAATATAAGAAGTTGTACAGAGATTGAAATCTATAGTTGCGTGTAGCTAAGTACCATAATTATTGTCAACAAATCCAATAACCACATTTGTTTACTATGTTATATACTTACGTCCTTTAATTTAACATTGGTTTTAGGTCGGGCGTTCTTATTCCACAAGGTTGTGAACCTAGTTTACTCTGAAGTGCAAGATCGGGTGATGCTGACAGGTCGACATATGGTGCGCGATGTCTCCTGCAAGAACTGCGGCACTAAGCTAGGATGGGTCTATGAATTTGCTACTGAAGAGAACCAGAGGTATGTAATTTATCATCATAATAGAAATACAATATCATATTCTACTAGTATTTTACAAGATTCaattatgttttctttctttataatcTCTAATTAATTTATGGATCACTCATTGTATAATGCAGGAATTGAACCTGAAAGTAAGTCCTCACCCACCCACTATTGTTGTAGCAGTGTAGTTACAAATACCtaccaaataaaaatctaaacaaaaatcatgtccattattttactatttttcgttaaaataagGTAgaggttttaaatataaaaccacCAAATCCAACATTTCGTGAAGGTggctaataattaaaattatagttcaCTACCTAAACCATACTTTCCTTAGGAAGAAGTCCCTCTGattgtatttttcaatatttttctagGTACAAGGAAGGCAGAGTGATCTTGGAGAGGGCTCTGGTGACTGAGAGTGACGGTATTGAAGAAATCCAAGTCAACAACGATGACTAACTGACTACTTTAACATGACTTCAAAATCTAATGTAGGAAAACtttatataatttgaaataaccTTTTAATATGTATGAAACAAAGTAAATCTCAAAGTTTTATATATGTGACACTTtcctttgttttaatataattgttaaGCTCAATAAATCTTCTAAAATCActttgtctatttttatttaaaccttgtCTTATAGTACATAAAGTTCATTACCCAATAATTACTGCATTCAGTGGCATCAATTTATGGAGCTGTAATTCAGAAAGTATAGCTAGAGTTAATTTCATTTGACATACATATTGATACAAGTAGTCTTTTAAGAAAAATCACACAATACATAGTTGTTTAAGTAGTTCTAGAGTAGTGGCCGCAAGTACGGCAGCTGAGCAAGGAACCTTATCTTAGGTTCTTCTTCAGATTTTTGCCTTTATCAATCAATTAGGTTCTCATTCATCCTTATACACTCTTCCAGTCCTCATACACCTCAAAATAGTTGTGCAAGTAGGTATCTCATATTTAGGCAAATATTTTTGCCGACTATCCTGTGAAAAAAGCTTGAATTTATGCAGGGTTATCGGCTCACGCCAATCAAAAGAACAcaatttacattacaaacacGAAACGCCTaggaaatataaatactatTACAATGTGACAAGGAAAAATGTAACAGAAAATATTATCACTGAACACTGAATGCACATTGCATTATGTATGCATCCTTATCCATGTACATAGATTTGAAAAGCTTTATCTTTCGATACAAAGGATTTGAGTGTACAAGTTTATCTGAAGGGTCAACTGTTTACATTTCAACGGGCGCAGCGCTATAGAGCATAGACGTCATGTCTCAGCTTCAATGCGCGCATGCATAAAATATTAGTGAATAATATGAATATCGGTATTGGAAGTGAATTATGAATAGGTACGAAATAGGAGTTACCGATATCGTATTCCCAGGACTGTATTGTTGACAATATTTTGACTATACAAGTAAACTTGTGGGTAAACACACCTCCACAGGATTATATAGAAGTTACAAAACCATCTttttcacatacacacatatgaaaaaagtaatgaattagttagccaaggttaaaccgtttgtcgttttttctacgacgcatacaacctttgatatcaaaaaaagtaaaaaaaatattaaaatagccataattttcaggggaggggattcgaccccttcgtcccccgacttttgtcgataaaattagatgtagaactcagccttaacgggttagaagtctcgcccctatcacattgtatagaagTTAAAAAACCATCTTTTTCACATACACAGTAATGAAAAGTTGCTACTGCCTGcacataataaagttattttctttcaaGATACACCTTGTTTTAAAGTACCCAATATAATTAAGAAATGCCCTTTAGTAGttcttatataataataataaatctttatttgcttagaatgtaggtacataggaaTAGGATGGAAAATTCTGAAATAGCTTTTCcatcaattaataataaaatcaaattcctGTAAAAACGTTCAGTGCACATGTGCAGTTTCAATATATTGGCGCGAAAAAGATCAGCGCTATGCAAAGCACCATTGAGCCACAATGTAGCTAAGGTTCCTACTAAAAAGGACATCAGTTAACTAAGATAAAAACGATCACACAGTCGGTATcacattttattgataatatacaataaaacacaacatatatttttatcggACGATAAAACTTTTTCCTCTACCATCATACGATTACTTTAGCTCAGTTTTACAAATTGGaataatagtttaaataaaatgccAACAACATATAATAGCTCTGAATAATTCAAGCAGTGACAATTTTTCTAAGTATTTAGATATTTGTTATACCCTTATTAGggtgtgaataaaatattataattcgtGTACTAGGTACACTAAAACACCGATATAAGacgttattaatttttaattattaacaatttattttttattttaatatttttcatgttttgtGCGGTAGCCAATTTGTTACCAAGGACTGCTCAATGTAGTCAATCATTGTGTTGCTTTTAGTAATCTGTAAGGTACGAAATTACaccaaaatacataattatttggcTTATTGTgaactaaaaaccaaacaattTACACTACGTATATCCTTTATGCTGGTTAAACAAAAATCGCAtatgtttaaactttaaattggccttaattttttataaatactttcttGAAGAAACATTATCTTTTTTACAGAATTTCCaaaaatgtaaacttaataAGTAACCCAGCTTAACTTTGTTATTAACAATTCTATTGCTCTTCGGGATAGGATAGATAAATCCTTATTTCTTATACATAATAGACATTTTCgcagaaaataaattagtagTACCGATTCGCGCCATTTAAaggcaaaaacaaaacaaaattatatacaaatacatcAATTGTAGTGTGCGTTAACGGTATAATcgttgtatataaataaagtgtCTTACAGAGTAACTTTTATACTAGATACACACACTAATCcctacatttaattattacaccgaatactatttaatatttatagaaataaaataaaattatcactgCCTGAATTTGCCTACATATACAAAATGTACTACGTAATCTACGcgtacaaacaaaaaaaaaacataaaaataacgcACCATGTCATTACCATCAACTATACTTCACATAAAAAGCACCTCCGATTACAAGTTTTGACAagaatataagttttaaaaatacaattaatttaaattactactttaaGTTATGGAGACTGGTTggatataaatttatttacagagggcttagtacgagtttgttttacgtttaacgagagcgcatccggcgctctgattggttggttcattcgcgccagccaatcagagcgccgaacgcgctttcgtttcgtattcgttcaacgtaaagcaaactcgtactaagggtacagatgacTTGTAGAACATTTTTGTAAGAATATCTCGTTTGATTCCTTGTGAGTTCGATAGTACAACTacagtacatacatactacTATTGAATAATACATgaaattatctttaaaaatcCATCAGTCAATTTAATACAAACAGTCTCCACACATTTTTCTTGCACAATTACCATTCTGTGGAAAATGAAAAACCTATTTCCTAAAATTATCGATTGATTTAACGTTCAGTAATAAAAACACTAACTAGGTATTCCTTCAGAGTTTATAAAAAAGATTGCACAGTTTTAGGGGAGCGTATGAGAAGACACCTAGGTACATTTATTCAATTCGTAAGTCGATTTCACATCTAACTAGgacttaattacatttttaatcttaatacaACGTCTGTATCACTGctacaagtaggtacttaagtctAATTAGCTCTAGTACATATAGCAATCTTTTAAAGAGCCAATCACAAACTCActtcacatttaaaattatattcatgacgtatattttgtattttaatgtttggGATAGTACTATACTAGAGCTGTGTTATATGCTTGCAACCTGTGTTTGAAAACCCTTTCTCTTGCCATACGAAGGCCATGTATAaaggtacataataaattacatttgtttATGCAACGCTTACCATGCATTACTGACAAAAAAGACTAATGCacctatttattacttttataaacaaGCTCGTTAGAATTAATGGGCATAcgattttacttaaaataactataCAATTTATTGCCTTTTGAATTTATAGAAATTAAGGCACAAAATGTTTTGtacaatttattactaaaaaaaataacaataagctGAGTGCATAAAAAACGTCTCCATTTTGATTTTATGGTAAGCGTTACGTAAACTTGACGAAATTTAGTGTTACCTATATGAAAACGTTTACCTATATGAATACGGTTGtccaattatataaaaaataacattctttTCAAATCAAACTCCAATTCGAGATCACGTTAAAGTCAACTCCTGACTTTCGTGTAGTGCAATATTAAAGCAACAGTGTGATAAATTATTCAGGTCGCCGTTTACAACTaacataatagtttttaattaacaacaattatttattattagtttccTCTTAAGCTTCATACAAAACGTGTCACGACAGGGCACGGCTGAAAACATAAATGGTTTTAAACCACATGGTGATAATACGCGATACCAGTaatgaaattgttattattggaAATATTTACCCAATTAAGGCATAATATTTTACCAAAGgctgtatttaattaataaatttagtttACACTCCAGTTTGTCCTTTTGAGTGTAACTTCCATTCACATAAAAGTAACATTTAGTAGAACATACAAGGAATTATGTGCCGTGTCCTGtcacaatatatattttcaagCATTTACACTcattttacatatacatatttattaatttccttTATTAACGTGGACGTTAAGAAATTTTACAATAACCACAGGAGGAGAGATTATATTGTTTGCACGCTATGCATGCTGTCCGGATATGGATAAGGAGTTTAATGAAATCACGCAAGAGAAAAGTCTTGCACATTCCCTTGTAACTATAAATCAAACTTACAAGTGCTCATGACGTCACTACCCAAGTCGCCATCTTATGACGTCAATCGGAACGATCGTAGTACCAAAGAAATTAAAACCTAAGATCATTATAATACAATCAGGCCGGCAACTAAAATAAACTCaactaaatatacaaaatattatacacaatgctaattacatgttttattgTGCGTAAAATTAGATTTCACCTTACTCTTTTATAACggattaatattaatatacttaaattCCTTAAATTTCATCTgcattgttaaaattaattccttaatttcattctttaaaatattgtataaataatatttttgtatgtaaagtAACACATCGTATTTTATCTCCATACAACATCTCTAAGTGCATTGCAATTAGCAGATCAACATCACGCTCCTTAAAGTGACCATTCAGTTTGGTTAGACTATGAGTGAAACTTGCTATCTGGCAAGCcttaattcattaatattttgggTGACCATGTAGCTTGATTGACTCATAGACGTTCTAAACCTAATCGAAGTCAATCATGCAATAGCATtccaataaacatttttttgttcaagtttacataaaattttaattatacatttctaaatgcataaaatgtattacataaaattcattgaaattaattgatatGGTTTATGACTTAAATAGGTACACGGTTTCGTTTTAGTTCTTTGAAAAAAGATCTGTAATACAAAACAAGGAATCTAGATAAATGTCTTTCGACGTTCGTGATCGTTCCGTATCGTTAAAAGAATTTATGAGATTGAGATTAGCTTCCGAAATATCTTTTATGAAGCGTGCAAAATTTAATCCACAATGATTTACAGATGGATTCGTTCAGGAGTGATCGATACTTGTCTAGACACCCTGATTTGTATTTCTCcatatactaaataaataattaagttaaattgtTTACGTAGGGCATTAAAATGAACAAGGCATTCAAATAATCCTTTATAAGGTACTTTGTAGGCCATAATCGTTACATTGAACGGGAACTGTAGGGACTTCATTGTTGCAACCGCAATTTTCGCAGTGCAGTGGTAGTTCCTGGTAATCACTGGTAGCAACTTTTGGTTGATTATTATTGGCCGCAAAACGGGGTTGTGTGGACTCGACTTAAATTTGGGCACAGAACCAAAGATATTTTATCTAGCTGAAGATTTGTGGTACAagatacattaatatcattgtTAATCATGGCCATTTTAATCCATCAACATTTTTATAGTGCAAGCCCAAGTTTTTCGACGATActgtgattttgtttttctaaaaaGACTACCTTTCTTATACAAGCAACAATCATAGCGAAGGagtactaatttaaaaataacctttaaagGTATTTATATTCCTATATATTCTCCATCTTGTTCTCGCTATATCAAAAAAATAGACACCACTTTTATAGCTCAACTTATTCATGCactatgaaaaatatttcataaaatgttaaacatttttaataaatcgttTAAGCACGTGAAATACAATATTGGATAAGAGAACATGAATCTTCGACCTGCTATAATTTTCCACGAGATAAAGCCTTTGTCAAGAATTTCTTCGCGCTTTTAGCGCGCTTCATAAAAAAGGAACGGAATGCGACCACACTCGGGGAGAGTCTTGGCTAGATTCGGGACCAAGACCAATTCTCTGCTTCTCAGTTTCTATAAACTCTAACACGGCcatgtaaataaacttatattgCGCCTCATTTTGCACCATACCAGATCGCTGGTCGCGCACCATCTGAACGGTACGATGGATGTCGATTTCACAATCGAAACCTTCTTTTCTTATTTGATCTAAGATCATATCGATAACTATAAACGTCCCGGTTcttccaataccggctgagcAATGGACGCATACGACCGCCTGTGCGGGAGGATCCGGCCCGGTCATAATCTGTTGTAGCCTATAATTTACATCTAACAATATGTTCAGGACCCTGCCTGGTTCCGACGGTACGCCGTGATCCGGCCACGCAGtgaaatgaaaatgataaataGTTCTTTTGACGCTGCACTCGTCCTTTTTCGTAACAACAAAGCGTCTCAACGTATAATCCGGGGTAGACGATTCAAATTCATTGTGTACTGTAAACTTTTTAAAGacttcagttttatttaattctggCCAGTACCGCTCGCATTTAACTTTACCACGCTCGATTTCTTTCGtagtcattataattatacGAACGTCCTCCTGCCATATCATAGACCAAAATGGATAAATAGTAGTCGATAAACAACCTTGAGTGGCGATGTATAACTTGTTGTAGACGTGATCCACAATACCATTCTCAGTTTCTTCTGTCGATTTTGGAATTGTGGTATTAACATAATTCGGATTTGTTCGAAGGACACAAGGCTCGAAAGGTGGGGTTAATTTAGTACCATTGCCTTGAACTTTCACGTTAGCTAATTTTTCTTCACAAACTATGACACTAGTGTGGACTGGAGACGATTTTTCTTTATTCTTAGAAGGTGTATTATCTCGACTTGAGCCGTTTTCGTAACTTCCATTACTAGAATCATGACAATCTGAGCCTGGGTCGATCATCTCACAACGGATATAATTTGCGTTTATGTAGTCGGAGCCAGGAGGTGCGTCAGGAGGTATGTCCTTCAGTACAACACGAGTGCGATCGAaaggtataatatttttgtacctattttTCCGTATGTTTTCTGGTTTCGATCCTTCCATTCTGTCGAAAAGTTGTAGATTTTCCATCATTTGTAACGTTTCAAACTCTTCCCAAAAGCCTTGCTTGTAAGCCATACTCTCGATTGGACCCTCGTTTTCCTTTTGAAGTTGTTTTACTCGTGTATGGAAATGTCGGACTTGGATACGAGTGGCGTTAAACGGCTGTATCAGTCGCAACACTTCGCCTGTGGTTTCAACCATAGGGAAGTTTCTATAATGTTCTATTAAACTGACAAGATCATTAAATTGTGTACCACCGCCTACATCGTACTTATTATCTTGTCGTCGGATGATGACGTGCGTGACACGATCTCGGGTCCTCACTGAGAGAACAAAGTCACCCGGCTGCCGCTGCGATTCTCGTACAAGGAACGAGCCATTTTTACCATTTTCTAACATCACTCGCTCTGCTTCTTTCGCAGTTAGCTGTCCATGGTACCAACGTTCTGTAGTAGGGTCGGCACAATTGAGAGGCGTTTTTAACCGGATGATATTGCCATTTTTCTCACGCAATTGACACTGATTGTCCATATAGTATTGAACAAGTTCGGAAAGTGTGGCGAATTTCTCGCCTCCGTAAAGGTCCAGAAACTCgccattattttgtattttaatgtgtgTAACTTCATTGCCTCGCCGCACAGACAAAGTAAAATCACCCTTATTGCTCATGCTGGGTCTTGCCAAGAAGTAGCCATCGTGGCCACATTCCATGAGTATCCTTTCCGCTTCCACCCCTGATAGTGTTGGGTGGAACCATCTTCGTGTTATCATCTTACTCTAATAAAAGCACCACCTTCGATACTTACAATATGCTAAATTACTGTGTGTATTTCTTGATTCCTAAAATTTCGCCATGCATCCTCATTTCTCATCTGGAAATAAAGACAACAACATTTGTAAGAAAGTTAGACTCAATACAATTccattattttacatataaattgtataatagTACAAGGGGCCTTAACTCTAGCTGCAATTTAGATAAAATCATAATTGGTGAatcctatatttatttttcttagtatCCTATTTACCTTAGAAGTTCTTGATTTAATTGAAGAGAATTGAGAgattaaattaatcacatatgcATATAcagcatgtatgtatgtagcatgtttacttaaaaagtCATATTTATTGTAGCATTATTGTAACAGAAATAGACCATGGACACAATTAGATACtacattgttttgttactaTAATAAGGATAtcttaaattagaaattaatttacacCAGCAGGAAAATTACTGTACCCAATGGTGATTAGTTCAcaatattattacctacatggTTTGTGTtagtttataagtttataactATGGTTGTTAAAGTAGTGAATAGcaaattgtgtaaataaagtgGGATATACAATGAACTTTAGGATTTTAACTGTTTAATTTGTAACAATGGGAAGACTACATAATATAGTATGTAGTCTTTAAAAGACAAATTACTCTAATAGGTATACCTATTAGAGTAATTTGCAAATAGCAACTCGATCAACTCTATAAAGGAAAACACTAAATATAGGAACATTTTAACCATTGATGATTCAGTGAACATTTCAGTGCTATGAGGAATAACATGAGAATAATGAATAAACTCCAGACCTAAACCACAGACATAATCAGAATTTATGACTCCttagttgtttattatttaacttgttATTATAACAACTAAACAATGAGAGGACACAATAACAATGAGGATAATTTTTCATAAgcttgtttttatataatatatattttttttactagtataatttatatttaatgtggAATTGGCTATCATTCTGCCCATAGTTGTATCCGCCAATGGGTTAATACCAAATAGCCTTGACAACCACCTTAAGAGGCTGGCgttaggcggatggatcaaAGGCCTGTTACAGAAAACAGTTCTTTTAGAAATGGTATGTATTGTGAGGAGGCTCTAAAGACAGAAAGTCTCTAGAGGCTTAACCATTGGTAGCTTGCTCCTGCTACTGGCCGGctcctattttaatatttttaaatatattttttgttaaaaatgtaattttaaataactacatcttattattatattgaaggCA
This genomic window contains:
- the LOC118263533 gene encoding protein yippee-like 5, whose protein sequence is MGKIFLDHIGGTRLFSCASCDVNLTNRSELISTRFTGATGRAFLFHKVVNLVYSEVQDRVMLTGRHMVRDVSCKNCGTKLGWVYEFATEENQRYKEGRVILERALVTESDGIEEIQVNNDD
- the LOC118263512 gene encoding tyrosine-protein phosphatase non-receptor type 11, whose amino-acid sequence is MITRRWFHPTLSGVEAERILMECGHDGYFLARPSMSNKGDFTLSVRRGNEVTHIKIQNNGEFLDLYGGEKFATLSELVQYYMDNQCQLREKNGNIIRLKTPLNCADPTTERWYHGQLTAKEAERVMLENGKNGSFLVRESQRQPGDFVLSVRTRDRVTHVIIRRQDNKYDVGGGTQFNDLVSLIEHYRNFPMVETTGEVLRLIQPFNATRIQVRHFHTRVKQLQKENEGPIESMAYKQGFWEEFETLQMMENLQLFDRMEGSKPENIRKNRYKNIIPFDRTRVVLKDIPPDAPPGSDYINANYIRCEMIDPGSDCHDSSNGSYENGSSRDNTPSKNKEKSSPVHTSVIVCEEKLANVKVQGNGTKLTPPFEPCVLRTNPNYVNTTIPKSTEETENGIVDHVYNKLYIATQGCLSTTIYPFWSMIWQEDVRIIIMTTKEIERGKVKCERYWPELNKTEVFKKFTVHNEFESSTPDYTLRRFVVTKKDECSVKRTIYHFHFTAWPDHGVPSEPGRVLNILLDVNYRLQQIMTGPDPPAQAVVCVHCSAGIGRTGTFIVIDMILDQIRKEGFDCEIDIHRTVQMVRDQRSGMVQNEAQYKFIYMAVLEFIETEKQRIGLGPESSQDSPRVWSHSVPFL